DNA sequence from the Thermoplasma sp. Kam2015 genome:
TAGAAGAATATGCCGTGCATACCGTTTTCAAAATTGAACACCGCCTCAGCCGTATCTTCACCCACATAATCCCACGTTCTGTGTACGAACGATCGAAGAGATCTGAAATTCCCGCCAAAATTAAGCAGTGTATCGATATAGTGCGTGCCTTCATCGATCAGTATACCCCGGCCTACCATCCCCTTTTCGTTTCTCCAACCCTCCAGCTTTCTGTAGGACTGATGCCTCACTATAACTGTGTGCGGTGTCCCTATCTCCCCGTTCTTTATCCTGCGGAGGGCCTCCGCAACTGATGGATCGAAGTAGAACTGTTCGGCAACCATGAACTTCAATTTAGACTCATTTGCCTGCTGTATCAGGCTTATGCCAGAATCTATGTCAGGTGTTATGGGTTTCTCAACAAGCAGATTCTTCTTTGCTCTGATCGCAAGTGTACCCATTTCGTAATGCAGGCCATCAGGTACTACAAGATCTATAATATCTGCATTTGATCGCAGAGCATCTTCATAGTTTTCGTATACCTTAGATATTCTGAACTGTTCCATGCATCTTCTGGCTTCTTCCGGATCTCTCTCCACTATTGCCACATCGTAGCCGAGCTTTGAATAGATCCTTAGGTGCTCCTTCCCGAAACCCCTGCAACCAACCAATACAATATCCATATGGGCTTAAAATTGTCCTATGACACTTAAACCTTTTGATTATAATTATTTTATTTAATGATAACGTAAAAAGATAGCATGCCACTATGACCCTTAAAATTATGACCTCTCTGAACTGAACTTATTTTCAAAATGTGAAATAATAAAAAATAAGTTTATACGCTGTGGGTCAGGTTATCGATCCTGCCTCCGTCGATCACGATGACCTGTCCGTTCATGTATTCTGAATCGTCCGAGGCAAGGAAAAGCGCTACGTTACCAACGTACTCTGGCCTGCCGATCATTTTCAGCGTTGTTTTGGATCTGAAATCGTCTTCAAGCTTCCTGATCTCATCTTGGCTCTTTCCGCCTATGGTGAGATCGGTCTCGATCCAGCCCGGCGCTATTGCGTTTACCCTTATTCCATATTCTGAGAGGTCAAAGGCAAGCCTCTTCGTCAGCATGATGACACCGGCTTTGGTTATGGAATAGAATGTTGTGTTTCTGGCGGCGGTTCCTATTCCAGCGTTTGATGCTATATTTATTATCTTTCCCTTTTTCTCCTTCAGATCCTGGAGGAATTCGAGAGTTGTGTATATCTGCCCCATGAGGTTCACATCTATCATACGCCTGACCTTGGAGTCATCATACTGGTCAAAGGGCATTAGATACCATATCCCCGAGTTGTTGACGAGTATGTCTATCTTTCCCAACTTGCTGTGGATCTCCATTGCCATCCTGTGAACCTGTTCACGGTCAGATACGTCTGCCTTGAATATTTCCCCACCGGTTTTCTTTTTCACCTCAAGGGCACTTCTTTCATCGCTGTTGTAATTTATGGCTACTTTGGCCCCTTCTTCGGAAAATTTCTCTGCAATAGCCCTTCCAAGACCCTTGCTTGCGCCAGTTATGAGCGCAATCTTTCCTTCAAGCTTTCCAGACATACATGGTTATTAGGGCATCTTTGAAAAATATTTTCCAAATTGCATTATTATATATATTTAGCATCTTTATCGATTATTATTTGATATTAGAATATTTCATTGGTTCTTCTTATTTCCATCCATGTTGATCTATATTAATTTTGCTGGTATTCATCCATTCTTTATATATCAGGTCATCTAGGTATTTATAATGATGTATGAAAATATATATATTTTAAACGTTCCGCAATTTAATGTAAGAAAATTATTAAGTATTATGCGGATTTTATAGCATGGAATCTTCAGTCAGATATTCAGAACTGATCGAAAGACTCGATATGAGCAAGGTCACCAGATTCTACTGGCTTCTGACGATACTCGCTACCATAGGCGGATTCCTTTTCGGATATGATACTGCAAATATCGGATCTGCTTTACCATTCATAGAGAGGATATACCCAGGGATATCCGGATTTGTAGAAGGTTATTTGGTTGCGGGAGCATCTCTAGGCGCTGGCGTTGGTGCACTTGTTGCTGCAGGCCTTACTGACAGATATGGAAGAAAGTATCTGCTTATAGCGGATGCAGCCATATATGCGGCTGGAGCACTGCTTTCGGCCTTCACCGTTGATCTAGTCATGCTTCTGCTTTCAAGAACTCTGATAGGTATAGCAGTGGGTGCAGACTCTGGGATAGCAACTGCTTACATAGCTGAATATGCGCCGAAGGCTAAAAGAGGAACCTTGGGAATACTGCAGCAGTGGATGATAACGATCGGAATTCTCGGCGCTTATCTTGTTGGGATGGCTACCCTCTTCTTTGCTCCAGGTCTGGCGTTCAAGTTTGGCTGGAGGATAATGTTGGGGGTTGCCGCCATACCGGCAGCCATCGGCCTTGCATTCAGGTTTATGATGCCAGAGTCCCCCAGATGGCTCCTGGTCAAGGGAAAATATCGAGAAGCAGCCACATCGCTCAAAAAACTTGGAATATCAATGAATGAAGAAGAGCTGAAGTCTGTTAAACTTACACAGCCGCATGGTATAACTCCTGGTGTGAAGAGGGCTCTGCTGATAGTTGGCCTGTTCTTCGTGTTCCAGCAGATAACAGGAATAAACATACCATTCTATTACGGTCCGGTTGTTCTCCAGAACCTGCACATAGTGGGAAAATCGACGTCGCTCGTCTACAGCATATACTATTCGGTAGCGGCTTCTGCCATACTTGCCATAATAAACGTCGCGGCCACATACATAGGTTTCAGGTATATCGATTCTGTCGGTAGGAGGAAGCTGGCTCTGATGGGCTACGCAGGCATGACGTTCTTTGGAATACTTGGTGGCTTGCTGTTATACCTAAAGCTCGACATAGGCCTGTTCATAGCATTCGCCGGGTTCATCATATTCTTTGCATTCGGGGTTGGAGGAACAGGCTGGATGATACAGGGAGAATACTTCCCAACAAGCATGAGAGGCCTTTATGCATCGCTGGGTGCATTCATAGACTGGATTGCCAATTTTGCCATAGTTGAACTCTTCCCAGTGATGGATTCAGCCATAACGATAAAGAACGTGGAGTTTGTCTTTGGAATCCTGTCCCTTATAGCTCTGATACTGTTTTACTACATAATGCCAGAGACCAAGGGCCTTTCCGTAGAGCAGATAGACACGCTGTTCGAAAACAACACGCTGGGGCAGATGAAGAAAGCCTCCATATCAATAAGAAATGAGACTGCACCAGCCGATCCAAAATGACTTATTTTATTAAATTTTTATCAAAAACATTTTAATAAGGCAATTGTGTTCTCTTGCTATAATGAGGAAGAAGATCCTACTGATAGGTCTCATCATATTCATAATCGGAATCGCAATGACTGCCGGCGGAGATTATCTCGTGGGGCATTACACGGTAACCAGTACCGTTATGATGCAGAGTAAAGTTGGAATGAGCTACTATGAGATCACCATATTTGCGCCGTCTCTTCTAACTGTTGACAGCACATTTTCACCGCTATACCTGGTGTCATCGGCGAATTTGACCGGCCTCAATGCATCTAATGTGGCATCAAGATCCATAAGCCCGCTGACCACCACTTCGGTGTCCTCAGAGCATGTGTGGGCCTACGATCTCACAGCCGCAGGATCTTACTACATAGTGGCATTCAACAGCTCTGCTGCGGCCATAACTTGGAGTTACATACCTCTAGGTTACACATATCTGTCAGTTGTGATGCTGATAGGCATAGTTCTCATAATAGTTGGAATAATAATAGCAGTGATCGGTCTTATTCTAAGGAAAAAACAGGTGCCGGAAGAACCACAGATCTGATGCTTCACTTCCTATCGTGAAAATATTTAATAAATTACGAGATCTTCAATGGGTTTAATGCTGTTCAGCTATGGGCTATTGATCGCCTCATTTTTCGTCTTCGTGATTACGGCTATTTACTCATCGCTATCAGACATGAGGAAGAGGAGCGTTAATTCATTCACCTTTCTTCCCATGTTTGCAGTTGCTGCGCTGTATTATGCCCTTATACATGATTATTATCTTACTGCTTTCACCTTGACCATTGCCGCTGCCACATTCATACGCACAGATTCCTATATTTATCTAATCTTGCCCGTGGCCGCGTTTATAATGGCCATGATCCTTGGATGCTTGAGCATCGGATCAACAATAGCTGTTGTTCTGACACTGCTGGGTTACAGAGAGACTCTCTTTGGCATCGGAGATGTGAAGGCCGAGGTCTCGTATATACTGGCTTTCCAGTATATTAGCAGGCCCTTATTTGGTGCATCAGTTTTTGCGATCAGCTTTCTGATATACCTTTCAATATTCTCCGTTCTGGCTATAGCAGCATTCTATGTCCATGCTACGATTATAGGTCTAAAATTCAGAGGTATTCATCTCGCATACGACGAAGCAGAGTATTCAAGAAACAGGCAAAAGTACAGAGTAATCGGTTCAGGCGACCAGGCAATTATGTCATACAGGATGCCATTCCTCGTTCCCATAAACCTCGCTGCCTTATTCGCAGTTCTGATTGGACTGCCACAGATGTTCATTTGATATTTCATTCGGCGAGATGTAATTTAGGGTTATTTTCCCGAAAGGAAGAGATAAAATACTGGAGGGCAATGCATCCTCGATCAGGTGCATCAATTGGCTGTGGAACAGAAAATGCCAGAATTTGTCATTCGCGATGTGGAGGAGGCCGATGCCAGGCTGAAAGAGCTTGGATCAAAGAGAATACTCCTGCAGCTGCCCGACGGCTTGAAGCCCTATGTATTTGACTATTTCAATTATCTTTCCCAGAGATACGATGTTATAGTGTCTTCGTCCCCCGTGTATGGTGCATGCGATATCGGCCCTTCGTATCTCTATGATAGGGTAGATGCGATAGTTCAGATCGGGCATTCGGTAATGCGGAACATTAAGTATCCGAAGCCAGTAATATTCATTGAACATTACAGGGATGTTGAGATAAGGGAATTTGATACGAAACCCATTGAAAAATATTCTAAGATAGGACTCATCTATTCAATACAGTATCGTTTTGCTGCTCAACGCGTTAAGAGCATACTCGAGGCGAGGTCGTTCACCGTCCTTATAGGAAAATCAGATAGAAGAATGGCCTACGACGGTCAAGTTCTTGGATGCAACTTCAGCTCAGTTCACTCCATTGAGAATGAGGTGGACGCATTTCTGATAGTTTCCACCGGTATATTCCATGCGCTGGGATCGCAGATATCCACAGATAAGCCCGTGTTTCTATTTGATCTGAACGAGATGTCGTTAAAGCCTATGGAGAAGGAGGCTGACGCCTTTATAAGAAGGCGCTATGCACAAATATACCGTGCCATGGATGCCAGAAAGATATGCTTTATCGTTGACACAAGGATAGGACAGCGCAGGGAGCGGCTTGCCAGGAAACTGATGCAGGATGCAAAGGGCCTGGGTATGGAGGCGATACTGGCCTATACGGACAATATCAGCGATATGGACATGCAGAATATGGGTTGCAATCTCATCGTTTACACAGGATGCCCGAGAGTACCAATCGACGATCAGGAGAAATTTTCCGTACCCATATTGACGCCAGCCGAATTCGGGATGGCTTTTCTCAAATCAACGAACAGATACGTGCTTGACGAGATAGTTTCAGTCGACGATCCTGCCGATCAGTGAAGTGTTTTCGAAGCCGGTTATGCGAACAAGATGCCATGTGTATTTTCTGGCACTGGCTGGTACAATAACTGGCCTGTATGCCACATCCCTCCCGATCATGGTTCCCGGCTTCCCATCCTCAGTTATCAGTATTCTCTCCTCCCTTCCGATCATGGCTGAAAACTTCTCCTGAATCAGCTGCTTGTGCAGTTCCGCTATCTTTCGATCCTGATCCTTCAACACATTTGTCGGTTTTGGTCTGCGTTCGAAATCCGCCGTCAGCTCCCTTGGGGAGAACCTTGTGACGTTGACTATATCAGGCTTTACCTTACCTATGAGATCGTAGGTCAGGTCAAAACTCTCATCCGTCTCGGCGTGATACCCTATGATGACGTCGGTCGATATGGTAAGATCAGAAAAACGCCTCCTGAACGAGTTTACTATCTCAAGAAAATCTTTAACGGTGTATTCCCTGTTCATGGCCTGAAGTACATGATCGTCTCCGCTCTGAACCGGTATGTGAAGAAATTTGAACACCTTGGGATGATCGTAAGCATTCACAAGATATTCGATTATTTCTGAGGTATTCTTGGGTTCCATCATGCCTACCCTGATCATGAAATCCCCAGGTATTTTGGAAAGCATCTCTATTAGTGATGGCAACCTGATACCGATGTCCTTTCCATAGGCTGCCGTATCGAGAGAGCTTATTCTTATCTCCTTCTTTCCAGACTCTATGATCATTCTGGCCTGATTCACAATCTTTTCTGGTCTTCTTGAAACAAGCTTCCCCCTGGCGATATGCGATATGCAGAAGTTGCATCTGCCTGTGCAGCCTTGATTTATTGGTATGCCAGACATGATTTCAGCATCTATTATCGAGGTATCATCGAGGTATTCCTGGAATTGCTGAAACCGATCCCTGTCAATGGACTCGATGACTCCTCCTGAGAGTTCCCTTCCCTTTATCGCCGACAGGCATCCTATGACCTGGACTCTTCCGTATCTGCTCAGTTCCTCTATCCGGCGCATCATATGTTCTTCGGTCTTCTGTATGACTGCGCAGGTGCCTATTATTGAGACATCGGCTTCCTCAGGTCTTTTCACCAGTGTTGATCCCTCATTCAGCAATTTATTGACGTAGAGCCCAGTTTCTCCTTGATTCAGTGTGCAACCATAGCCCTCGTAGTAAATCTTCATTTGATGTGCATTTTTATCTCGTATATTAGTGTGATTTTCCGGGGAATCGGAAATTGATAACCATTTGATGATACGTCAAGTGTCGTAATTGACCATCGCAAAAACTAAATTACGGTTGTTATCGCATATTTGTTGATAGAAAATAATCCTTTTATAAAAAAATATTATTGCATCCGTTATTTAATAACAGAATCTTAAACTCAGAATTTATATATTTAAAATAAATAACTAAATATGGAAAAGAAAGACATATCAGATCAATATCTGGAGGGCTACAGCTGCGACGTGGCCATCCGCTGGTCCAGGATCGATCCATCACTTCTGCCTGTTGATGAACTAGACAAGCAGATAATATGCTTTCTCAGGTACAACGCAAGGATCTCAAATGCGGAGATAGCCAAGGCCCTCAATACCAGTGAAGCAACGGTGAGAAGGAGGATAAATGAGCTGGTCAGGAAAAAGATAATAATAGGATTCTCGGCTCTGGTCGATCTTCAGGCAGTGGAGAACAGTATAAAGGCCTACATAATAATAGACGTAGATCCTAATAAGATGGATGATGTTGCGAATTCCATAACTGATAACATAAACGTGTTG
Encoded proteins:
- a CDS encoding tRNA (N(6)-L-threonylcarbamoyladenosine(37)-C(2))-methylthiotransferase, whose product is MKIYYEGYGCTLNQGETGLYVNKLLNEGSTLVKRPEEADVSIIGTCAVIQKTEEHMMRRIEELSRYGRVQVIGCLSAIKGRELSGGVIESIDRDRFQQFQEYLDDTSIIDAEIMSGIPINQGCTGRCNFCISHIARGKLVSRRPEKIVNQARMIIESGKKEIRISSLDTAAYGKDIGIRLPSLIEMLSKIPGDFMIRVGMMEPKNTSEIIEYLVNAYDHPKVFKFLHIPVQSGDDHVLQAMNREYTVKDFLEIVNSFRRRFSDLTISTDVIIGYHAETDESFDLTYDLIGKVKPDIVNVTRFSPRELTADFERRPKPTNVLKDQDRKIAELHKQLIQEKFSAMIGREERILITEDGKPGTMIGRDVAYRPVIVPASARKYTWHLVRITGFENTSLIGRIVD
- a CDS encoding SDR family oxidoreductase, with amino-acid sequence MSGKLEGKIALITGASKGLGRAIAEKFSEEGAKVAINYNSDERSALEVKKKTGGEIFKADVSDREQVHRMAMEIHSKLGKIDILVNNSGIWYLMPFDQYDDSKVRRMIDVNLMGQIYTTLEFLQDLKEKKGKIINIASNAGIGTAARNTTFYSITKAGVIMLTKRLAFDLSEYGIRVNAIAPGWIETDLTIGGKSQDEIRKLEDDFRSKTTLKMIGRPEYVGNVALFLASDDSEYMNGQVIVIDGGRIDNLTHSV
- a CDS encoding sugar porter family MFS transporter encodes the protein MESSVRYSELIERLDMSKVTRFYWLLTILATIGGFLFGYDTANIGSALPFIERIYPGISGFVEGYLVAGASLGAGVGALVAAGLTDRYGRKYLLIADAAIYAAGALLSAFTVDLVMLLLSRTLIGIAVGADSGIATAYIAEYAPKAKRGTLGILQQWMITIGILGAYLVGMATLFFAPGLAFKFGWRIMLGVAAIPAAIGLAFRFMMPESPRWLLVKGKYREAATSLKKLGISMNEEELKSVKLTQPHGITPGVKRALLIVGLFFVFQQITGINIPFYYGPVVLQNLHIVGKSTSLVYSIYYSVAASAILAIINVAATYIGFRYIDSVGRRKLALMGYAGMTFFGILGGLLLYLKLDIGLFIAFAGFIIFFAFGVGGTGWMIQGEYFPTSMRGLYASLGAFIDWIANFAIVELFPVMDSAITIKNVEFVFGILSLIALILFYYIMPETKGLSVEQIDTLFENNTLGQMKKASISIRNETAPADPK
- the dph2 gene encoding diphthamide biosynthesis enzyme Dph2, producing the protein MEQKMPEFVIRDVEEADARLKELGSKRILLQLPDGLKPYVFDYFNYLSQRYDVIVSSSPVYGACDIGPSYLYDRVDAIVQIGHSVMRNIKYPKPVIFIEHYRDVEIREFDTKPIEKYSKIGLIYSIQYRFAAQRVKSILEARSFTVLIGKSDRRMAYDGQVLGCNFSSVHSIENEVDAFLIVSTGIFHALGSQISTDKPVFLFDLNEMSLKPMEKEADAFIRRRYAQIYRAMDARKICFIVDTRIGQRRERLARKLMQDAKGLGMEAILAYTDNISDMDMQNMGCNLIVYTGCPRVPIDDQEKFSVPILTPAEFGMAFLKSTNRYVLDEIVSVDDPADQ
- a CDS encoding Lrp/AsnC family transcriptional regulator, whose product is MEKKDISDQYLEGYSCDVAIRWSRIDPSLLPVDELDKQIICFLRYNARISNAEIAKALNTSEATVRRRINELVRKKIIIGFSALVDLQAVENSIKAYIIIDVDPNKMDDVANSITDNINVLSLYRRRGKNQLIAETLFLNLEAIENFESQISKMSGVKNFETMIISKAYRKNPWIGI
- a CDS encoding Gfo/Idh/MocA family protein; this translates as MDIVLVGCRGFGKEHLRIYSKLGYDVAIVERDPEEARRCMEQFRISKVYENYEDALRSNADIIDLVVPDGLHYEMGTLAIRAKKNLLVEKPITPDIDSGISLIQQANESKLKFMVAEQFYFDPSVAEALRRIKNGEIGTPHTVIVRHQSYRKLEGWRNEKGMVGRGILIDEGTHYIDTLLNFGGNFRSLRSFVHRTWDYVGEDTAEAVFNFENGMHGIFFYSWNYPEYPLIPEFEIIGDNGSIYEDVGTKPLEPWTQRKRKTAYGDIIVNGKHIPVETYDVIEKEIGGFLESVEKDEPVPMPPEIALRDIITIDRIYKASSD